The sequence TGGTAATAGAGGATGGTAAGGAGGTCCCTGTCACAAGATGGGATCAATATGCCCTTGCAATAAATGCGCAACATGGGAATGCACAAGCTGCAGTTTGGCACGACTTCTGGGTATGTTAAATttttttgttaagttgtaatctcGATAGGAATGCGGCAAGTTGTAATTTTTTGTTAAGCTATCATATTATTGATTTTGACTATGCTTCTTTTTTAGAAACATTACAAGTTGCCTGAAGGAGATACTCATACGGAACACGCACACTCTGTGTTCCATAGGAATGCGGCAAGTGTTGTTGGGGATTTGATGTACTATGCTCGAATCCAGGTGATTAGTCAAGCCATGTTTGGTAGTGAAGGGCGACGTCTAGAGAGTAAGAACGAGGCGACACAGTATGGACTCGATATGACTGAGCAACAATATCTTGAGGTAATGGATGTTTTTGCTTGTGTTGAAAAAATTTCCATTGCTTCTAGATATTACAGTTACTTATAAATGAATTGTGTTCATGCAGCATTCGATTCCATGGATAGCTGCCAATGATGCTGCTTGGCATGCGTTATGTCGTTACTGGGCTTCGGCTGAATTCAAGGCAAAGTCTGTGCGACACAGTTCCAATCGTGGAACCGAGTCGTATCACAGGTACGGAGGTGATGATCACTTTCGTTTGGCAAAACGAATGGTAAGTATAGTTTAAGCCATTTTCGTTGATTGTAGTTGACTTGCTGTAATTTCTGGTTATAGTGTTTGTCAAATGTACATACAGGAAGCTAGCACTGGTGCAGTGCCCAGTGATGTTCAAATATACCTTAGGGGGCACAGAGGACCAGATCCTGCAAATCCAGATGTGTTGTGCAGCCAAAAGGCAACAGATCATGTGGTGAGTGTTTGGAAATGTTTGGTAGGTTctgtttatatggatttttgtatgtaagattgcattgttcttttgtatgaggCTGCATATGGCGAGGCGATGACTAGTCAGCACGGACCAGACTATGACTGGAGGACCTCACCTATTGATCCTCAGGCTGTGTATGCAAGTGGTGGAAAAGCTCATGGAAGGTGAGGACTCTACATATCTTATATTGTTTCATTGGTTGAGTGCAATACATGTATTCTTAATCCTGTCGTGAtgttacttgttttgtaggtacacaatgtttgctaacgtcatcgactcgagccaggtTAGGGTTCAGCGTGGAGGTTCATCGAAgtctgctgctcgtagctcccgtCGCTCCACTCAAGATCCAGCAGAAGTGGAGCAACTGCGAGAAGAACTTAGGCGACATCAGGATTACTTGAAGCAACAAGCTGTGCAACATGATTATTATGCTACACAGATTCAGCAACAACAAACACtcatacaagtaagttcaaaagataatagctttcactttaagatatgtattgatttaaaacgctgatgtgaatgagttcgacaaatttgtagcaactagcacagGCCCAAGGGATACACGTCCCGGTGCCCCCCCCCACCACCTCCCGTTCATTATCCTTGGTCTTCACCTCCACCTGTACCTACATCTCCAtct is a genomic window of Zea mays cultivar B73 chromosome 5, Zm-B73-REFERENCE-NAM-5.0, whole genome shotgun sequence containing:
- the LOC109939713 gene encoding uncharacterized protein encodes the protein MTSQHGPDYDWRTSPIDPQAVYASGGKAHGRYTMFANVIDSSQVRVQRGGSSKSAARSSRRSTQDPAEVEQLREELRRHQDYLKQQAVQHDYYATQIQQQQTLIQQLAQAQGIHVPVPPPTTSRSLSLVFTSTCTYISIYRTSDNDSSSDLVPHNGNIHGLLLALAPPSCSGWLLEQEGKVPGSSSGIATIAEGTAYDSAAGANADADAGVHAGDSA